One window from the genome of Homo sapiens chromosome 19 genomic patch of type FIX, GRCh38.p14 PATCHES HG109_PATCH encodes:
- the RLN3 gene encoding relaxin-3 preproprotein, with the protein MARYMLLLLLAVWVLTGELWPGAEARAAPYGVRLCGREFIRAVIFTCGGSRWRRSDILAHEAMGDTFPDADADEDSLAGELDEAMGSSEWLALTKSPQAFYRGRPSWQGTPGVLRGSRDVLAGLSSSCCKWGCSKSEISSLC; encoded by the exons ATGGCCAGGTacatgctgctgctgctcctggcgGTATGGGTGCTGACCGGGGAGCTGTGGCCGGGAGCTGAGGCCCGGGCAGCGCCTTACGGGGTCAGGCTTTGCGGCCGAGAATTCATCCGAGCAGTCATCTTCACCTGCGGGGGCTCCCGGTGGAGACGATCAGACATCCTGGCCCACGAGGCTATGG GAGATACCTTCCCGGATGCAGATGCTGATGAAGACAGTCTGGCAGGCGAGCTGGATGAGGCCATGGGGTCCAGCGAGTGGCTGGCCCTGACCAAGTCACCCCAGGCCTTTTACAGGGGGCGACCCAGCTGGCAAGGAACCCCTGGGGTTCTTCGGGGCAGCCGAGATGTCCTGGCTGGCCTTTCCAGCAGCTGCTGCAAGTGGGGGTGTAGCAAAAGTGAAATCAGTAGCCTTTGCTAG
- the RLN3 gene encoding relaxin-3 precursor has translation MARYMLLLLLAVWVLTGELWPGAEARAAPYGVRLCGREFIRAVIFTCGGSRWRRSDILAHEAMEKNIEAPRSKFTCSRLEKLDSCSVSPAPKCTRSSINKERYLPGCRC, from the exons ATGGCCAGGTacatgctgctgctgctcctggcgGTATGGGTGCTGACCGGGGAGCTGTGGCCGGGAGCTGAGGCCCGGGCAGCGCCTTACGGGGTCAGGCTTTGCGGCCGAGAATTCATCCGAGCAGTCATCTTCACCTGCGGGGGCTCCCGGTGGAGACGATCAGACATCCTGGCCCACGAGGCTATGG AAAAGAACATTGAGGCTCCAAGAAGTAAATTTACTTGCTCACGATTAGAGAAGCTGGATTCATGCTCAGTCAGCCCAGCTCCCAAATGTACCAGGTCCTCAATTAATAAAGa GAGATACCTTCCCGGATGCAGATGCTGA